From a single Novipirellula galeiformis genomic region:
- a CDS encoding TadE/TadG family type IV pilus assembly protein produces MSNNHDPHSQRRRRGCTTVEAAVVAPVFLLTALVTVDFCRIYHAETIVCQAVHAAAVHGAGRNFYAETREQWEAEVREVVDRELEPLGPQGTDNVHVSVTAQQENELYFLATVEVAFPFQPIIASNFLPLEMLINRRQIIRRYR; encoded by the coding sequence ATGTCAAATAACCATGATCCTCATTCACAACGACGCCGCCGCGGGTGTACGACGGTCGAAGCCGCCGTGGTCGCACCGGTGTTTTTGCTGACGGCGTTAGTCACGGTTGATTTCTGTCGGATCTACCATGCGGAAACCATTGTTTGCCAAGCGGTACACGCTGCGGCGGTGCATGGAGCAGGTCGCAACTTCTATGCCGAAACGCGTGAACAGTGGGAGGCCGAGGTGCGCGAAGTGGTCGACCGAGAGCTCGAGCCCCTCGGTCCCCAAGGGACCGACAATGTGCACGTCTCCGTCACAGCCCAGCAAGAAAATGAGCTGTACTTTTTGGCGACCGTTGAAGTTGCATTTCCCTTTCAGCCGATCATCGCCTCGAATTTCCTACCGCTGGAAATGTTGATCAATCGTCGTCAAATCATTCGTCGTTACCGTTAG
- a CDS encoding TadE/TadG family type IV pilus assembly protein, with protein MPRTFNSNSRPGRRGATLVESAILLPVFCLFIFTFMDLGLLTLRKNTLTAAAINVSRAVAIHSREYPGNDFPLGPESVNAPIDLLAGIPRCAMPPLPTMEAENVRLQIQWSGSPDAPPRSTTVQLDYLHQSLLGALAPWHNTELSAVSKADIAI; from the coding sequence GTGCCTCGCACATTCAATTCAAACTCTCGCCCGGGTCGGCGCGGTGCGACACTCGTCGAGTCCGCAATTTTGCTGCCCGTGTTTTGCCTGTTCATATTCACATTCATGGATTTGGGACTACTGACATTACGGAAAAACACGCTCACCGCTGCCGCCATCAACGTCAGCCGTGCGGTTGCCATTCACAGTCGCGAGTACCCCGGAAACGACTTTCCGTTGGGGCCCGAGAGCGTGAATGCCCCGATCGATTTATTGGCGGGGATACCTCGTTGTGCGATGCCACCGTTACCGACGATGGAGGCCGAAAATGTACGACTCCAGATCCAGTGGTCAGGCTCCCCCGACGCCCCTCCGCGGTCCACCACCGTCCAGCTTGATTATTTGCATCAATCGCTGCTCGGCGCACTGGCGCCCTGGCACAACACCGAGCTGAGCGCGGTTTCCAAAGCGGACATCGCAATCTGA
- a CDS encoding type II secretion system F family protein, translating to MHYFHLPIVILVFALSSFAFYVIFQRCDYYQRMLRNRTVAIGGGSPDALRSPKPGTRWWRQIDRIVPHVNEKKSLQKQLARAGYYEPTAARNYVVVQAVLLGVATALSAIVMLSEWFQPLALSVTVCLVLCLLAFSAPIGWLNHQTRGRHRMLRKSIPDLLELMVVCLDAGLSLPLTLQRMTHEMGFAHPQLADELATVQREYAMGLTLEKALGNFAERTDFEGLKTLCLFTREAQKYGTNITDALRDHSSLLVGQREAAAEEMAQRASVKILLPVLLLILPAVFVVVAGPAFLQLLDAFGSLNVK from the coding sequence ACCAACGAATGCTACGGAACCGAACCGTTGCCATCGGTGGCGGATCGCCCGATGCGTTGCGGAGTCCCAAGCCAGGCACTCGATGGTGGCGGCAAATTGACCGCATCGTTCCGCACGTTAACGAGAAAAAGTCGCTGCAAAAGCAACTCGCTCGGGCTGGCTATTACGAGCCCACCGCGGCGCGAAATTACGTTGTGGTTCAAGCGGTTCTACTTGGGGTCGCAACCGCCCTAAGTGCGATTGTCATGTTGTCAGAATGGTTCCAACCGCTCGCATTGTCGGTGACGGTATGCTTGGTGTTATGTCTGTTGGCATTCTCCGCGCCGATCGGTTGGTTGAACCACCAGACACGCGGGCGTCATCGCATGCTGAGAAAATCGATCCCTGATCTGCTGGAGTTGATGGTGGTCTGTTTAGATGCCGGCTTGAGCCTGCCTTTGACTCTGCAACGAATGACTCATGAAATGGGTTTTGCTCACCCTCAATTGGCGGATGAATTAGCGACGGTGCAGCGTGAGTATGCGATGGGATTGACGTTGGAAAAAGCGCTCGGGAATTTTGCGGAACGGACTGATTTCGAAGGTCTCAAAACGCTTTGTTTGTTCACGCGTGAAGCTCAGAAGTACGGAACCAACATTACCGATGCGTTGCGTGACCATTCGTCGTTGTTAGTCGGTCAACGAGAGGCTGCTGCGGAAGAGATGGCACAACGCGCGAGCGTCAAGATCCTGCTGCCCGTTCTCTTGCTGATACTGCCAGCGGTATTTGTTGTCGTCGCGGGTCCCGCATTCCTTCAATTGCTCGATGCGTTTGGGAGCCTCAATGTCAAATAA